Proteins encoded within one genomic window of Candidatus Angelobacter sp.:
- a CDS encoding TlpA disulfide reductase family protein: MKHFLRPLAIRQLLAFCRLGAVASAAALALNAAEEKAPGSNLVGKPLAIKFSAVDGRAVDVEKLRGKVILVDFWATWCGPCVREVPHVKTVYEKLHPKGFEIVGISFDEKKSALQAFVLKEKMAWPQYFDGKGWDNQMGTRFGIESIPTMWLVDKKGVLRDIDAGENLENKVQKLLAE; encoded by the coding sequence ATGAAACATTTCCTTCGACCCCTTGCGATCCGGCAGTTGCTCGCTTTCTGCCGGCTCGGCGCCGTGGCCTCGGCGGCGGCGCTGGCGTTGAACGCCGCGGAAGAGAAAGCGCCCGGGTCCAATCTGGTCGGCAAGCCGCTCGCGATCAAGTTTTCGGCGGTGGACGGGCGCGCCGTGGATGTCGAGAAACTGCGCGGCAAAGTCATCCTGGTTGATTTCTGGGCCACCTGGTGCGGACCGTGTGTTCGCGAGGTCCCGCACGTGAAGACGGTTTATGAGAAACTTCATCCCAAGGGATTCGAGATCGTGGGCATCAGTTTCGATGAAAAGAAAAGCGCGCTTCAGGCTTTTGTTTTGAAGGAGAAGATGGCCTGGCCGCAGTACTTTGACGGGAAAGGCTGGGACAATCAGATGGGTACACGATTTGGAATCGAGTCCATTCCCACCATGTGGCTCGTGGACAAGAAGGGCGTGCTGCGCGACATCGATGCCGGCGAGAACCTCGAAAACAAAGTGCAAAAGCTCCTGGCGGAATAG
- a CDS encoding TlpA disulfide reductase family protein — protein MKSKLQMFVLAAVFAAGAPIMSIAAEAANDDADTAWKQLQKALRPPSPPPEWQTNRPSSEEIEKYQQRQGKLAAEAADKAKDFYTRFPDHPKAAEARKKEYEMISTASRLGNADVETRLAALEVEHARDPGLSDDERFELRARAVQRAAMKKQPEGMTAVLDEFEKGARELQKEFPKRPEVYGMLLEVASNAEAGKARKLAQEIMDGPAPDEVKEGAKGLLKKLDAIGKPLAVKFTAVDGREVDLAKLNGKVVLVDFWATWCGPCVAEVPNVVAAYEKLHPKGFEIVGISFDQEKDKLTEFTGKKGMTWPQYFDGKGWQNKFGGEFGINSIPTMWLVDKKGVLRDVNGREDLVDKVEKMLAE, from the coding sequence ATGAAATCCAAACTGCAGATGTTCGTGCTGGCGGCCGTGTTTGCCGCCGGCGCGCCGATCATGTCAATTGCGGCCGAAGCGGCGAACGACGACGCCGATACCGCCTGGAAACAATTGCAGAAAGCGCTGCGCCCGCCCTCGCCGCCGCCGGAATGGCAGACCAACCGCCCTTCCTCCGAAGAAATCGAGAAATATCAACAACGGCAGGGCAAGCTGGCCGCCGAGGCGGCCGACAAGGCCAAGGATTTTTACACACGGTTCCCGGATCACCCAAAGGCCGCCGAGGCACGGAAGAAAGAGTACGAAATGATTTCCACGGCGTCGCGGCTGGGCAACGCTGATGTCGAAACCAGACTGGCTGCGTTGGAGGTCGAGCACGCCAGGGACCCGGGCCTCAGCGACGACGAGCGTTTTGAACTCCGCGCCCGCGCCGTGCAACGCGCGGCGATGAAAAAGCAGCCCGAAGGCATGACGGCGGTCCTGGACGAATTCGAAAAGGGGGCGCGCGAGTTGCAAAAGGAATTTCCGAAGCGACCGGAAGTTTACGGAATGCTTCTGGAGGTGGCCTCCAACGCGGAGGCCGGGAAAGCCCGCAAGCTGGCGCAGGAGATCATGGACGGTCCGGCGCCTGACGAAGTCAAAGAGGGCGCGAAGGGACTGCTCAAAAAACTCGACGCCATCGGCAAGCCTCTGGCCGTCAAATTCACGGCGGTGGACGGGCGCGAGGTGGATCTCGCGAAGCTGAACGGCAAGGTGGTGCTTGTGGACTTCTGGGCCACCTGGTGCGGGCCATGCGTGGCCGAAGTGCCCAACGTGGTTGCCGCCTATGAAAAACTGCATCCCAAAGGATTTGAAATCGTGGGCATCAGCTTCGATCAGGAAAAAGACAAACTCACCGAGTTCACCGGCAAGAAGGGAATGACGTGGCCGCAGTACTTTGACGGCAAGGGCTGGCAAAACAAGTTCGGTGGCGAGTTTGGAATCAACAGCATTCCCACCATGTGGCTCGTGGACAAAAAGGGCGTCCTCCGCGACGTGAACGGACGCGAAGATCTCGTGG